A part of Pseudoalteromonas arctica A 37-1-2 genomic DNA contains:
- the rsmB gene encoding 16S rRNA (cytosine(967)-C(5))-methyltransferase RsmB — protein MSNVPNVRALAAETLYNVVDKGASLNQELPFASQGLPPKDKALLQQICYGVLRYLPSLENYCQHLVEQPLKGKRRIFQFLLYVGIYQLQHMRVPPHAAISETVNALAQLRALGLKGLINAILRSFQRQQAELEEKAKLIPVCLYNHPNWFIKQVQTAYPDSWEALLEENQQQAPMWLRVNQAQFSTQEYSEMLSANDIEHTLNPDFIDGIKLAKPRDVFSLPEFDTGACSVQDAAAQLAARFLEPKADDYILDACAAPGGKTCHILELADADVLALDSDSTRLERVKQNLTRIGLGADLQCGDASQPHTWWDEKLFDRILLDVPCSATGVIRRHPDIKWLRRASDIEDLSKLQNDILDSIWPLLKPGGTLVYATCSVLPQENQQQVAKFLANNDDVEHIPLHENDTVTTPGLQLLPGESDGFYYAKLVKKA, from the coding sequence ATGAGTAATGTTCCAAACGTACGAGCGCTGGCCGCTGAAACTTTATATAACGTAGTTGATAAAGGCGCATCGCTTAATCAAGAACTTCCATTTGCAAGCCAAGGCTTGCCGCCTAAAGATAAAGCGTTGCTACAGCAAATTTGTTATGGCGTTTTACGCTACTTACCGAGCCTTGAAAATTACTGCCAACACTTAGTAGAGCAGCCATTAAAAGGTAAACGTAGAATATTTCAGTTTTTATTATATGTAGGTATTTATCAACTGCAGCATATGCGCGTACCACCACATGCTGCAATTTCAGAAACTGTAAACGCACTGGCTCAACTGCGCGCTTTAGGATTAAAAGGGCTGATAAACGCCATTTTACGTAGTTTTCAGCGCCAACAAGCAGAGCTTGAAGAAAAAGCGAAGCTTATTCCGGTATGTTTATACAACCATCCAAATTGGTTTATTAAACAGGTGCAAACAGCCTACCCAGATAGCTGGGAAGCACTACTTGAAGAAAACCAGCAACAAGCGCCAATGTGGCTTCGTGTAAATCAAGCACAATTTAGCACGCAAGAGTACAGCGAAATGCTTAGCGCTAACGATATTGAACACACCTTAAACCCTGACTTTATTGATGGGATTAAGCTTGCCAAACCACGTGATGTATTTTCGTTGCCTGAGTTTGATACAGGTGCATGTTCAGTACAAGATGCTGCAGCACAGTTGGCAGCCCGCTTTTTAGAACCTAAAGCAGATGACTATATTTTAGATGCCTGTGCAGCACCTGGCGGAAAAACGTGTCATATATTAGAGCTTGCTGATGCTGATGTACTTGCACTTGATAGCGACTCAACTCGCCTTGAACGCGTTAAGCAAAACTTAACTCGTATTGGCTTAGGTGCAGACCTACAATGTGGCGATGCCTCACAACCACATACTTGGTGGGACGAAAAATTATTTGATCGTATTTTGCTTGATGTGCCTTGTTCAGCCACTGGTGTAATTCGCCGTCACCCTGATATAAAATGGTTACGTCGCGCATCAGATATCGAAGACTTATCTAAGTTACAAAACGATATTCTTGATAGCATTTGGCCACTGTTAAAACCAGGTGGCACATTGGTATATGCTACGTGTTCGGTTCTTCCACAAGAAAACCAACAGCAAGTTGCTAAGTTTTTAGCTAATAACGATGATGTAGAACATATACCTCTACACGAAAATGATACCGTAACAACTCCAGGTTTGCAGTTACTGCCCGGTGAAAGTGATGGATTTTATTACGCTAAGCTAGTTAAAAAAGCCTAA
- the fmt gene encoding methionyl-tRNA formyltransferase translates to MTQPLRIIFAGTPDFAARHLQALIQSEHQIVGVYSQPDRPAGRGKKLKASEVKALALEHNLPVFQPQSLKNDEALAELTSLNADIMIVVAYGLILPKAILEAPRLGCLNVHGSILPRWRGAAPIQRAIWAGDEQTGVTIMQMDEGLDTGDMLHISRCPISTTETSASLYTKLAELGPDALIETINKLANGEITPEPQNDELANYAKKLSKEEANIDWSMSALQIERNIRSFNPWPVCFTQMGGQTVKIYQAQVVLQSGDPGQILSSDKNGVVVACGEHALCITQLQPQGKKPMAINDFLNGRSDWVTPGTILGENNE, encoded by the coding sequence GTGACTCAACCATTACGCATTATATTTGCCGGTACGCCGGACTTTGCAGCACGTCATTTACAAGCGCTGATACAAAGCGAACACCAAATAGTGGGTGTATATAGCCAGCCAGATCGCCCTGCAGGTCGTGGTAAAAAATTAAAAGCCAGTGAAGTGAAAGCGCTAGCGCTTGAGCACAACTTACCGGTTTTTCAGCCACAGTCATTAAAAAATGATGAAGCACTAGCAGAGCTAACAAGCTTAAATGCCGACATTATGATTGTTGTAGCGTATGGCTTAATCTTACCTAAAGCTATATTAGAAGCCCCACGTTTGGGTTGTTTAAATGTGCATGGCTCTATATTACCGCGCTGGCGCGGCGCTGCACCGATTCAACGCGCAATTTGGGCAGGTGATGAGCAAACCGGCGTAACAATAATGCAAATGGATGAAGGGCTAGATACCGGCGATATGTTACATATAAGTCGCTGCCCTATTAGCACGACAGAAACTAGCGCTAGTTTATATACAAAGCTTGCTGAGCTAGGTCCAGACGCGTTAATTGAAACCATTAATAAATTAGCTAATGGCGAGATCACCCCTGAACCTCAAAATGATGAACTTGCTAACTACGCTAAAAAGCTTTCTAAAGAGGAAGCTAATATCGATTGGTCAATGAGTGCACTGCAAATTGAGCGAAACATTCGCTCTTTTAATCCATGGCCAGTGTGCTTTACCCAAATGGGTGGGCAAACAGTAAAAATTTATCAAGCGCAGGTTGTGCTGCAATCAGGTGATCCTGGGCAAATTTTATCAAGCGATAAGAATGGCGTAGTAGTGGCGTGTGGCGAACACGCTTTATGTATTACGCAATTACAGCCGCAAGGTAAAAAACCAATGGCAATTAACGACTTTTTAAATGGTCGTAGTGACTGGGTTACCCCTGGCACAATATTAGGCGAAAACAATGAGTAA
- the def gene encoding peptide deformylase, producing the protein MARLEVLRFPDERLRTIAKDVAQVDDTVRQIVKDMLETMYDENGIGLAATQVDIHQRIVVIDVSEERDEPLVLINPQIIKKDGSTVSEEGCLSVPNSYAKVDRAETVTVAALNENGEEFVLDADELLAICIQHELDHLQGKLFIDYLSPLKRQRIRKKLEKEAKFAD; encoded by the coding sequence ATGGCTAGGTTAGAAGTTTTAAGATTTCCAGATGAACGTTTACGTACTATAGCAAAAGATGTTGCACAAGTTGACGACACAGTACGCCAAATTGTAAAAGACATGCTAGAGACAATGTACGATGAAAATGGCATTGGACTTGCGGCCACGCAAGTAGATATTCATCAACGAATCGTTGTTATTGATGTATCAGAAGAGCGCGACGAGCCACTGGTATTAATTAATCCACAAATCATTAAAAAAGACGGCTCTACCGTTAGCGAAGAAGGCTGTTTATCAGTACCTAACTCGTATGCAAAAGTAGACCGCGCTGAAACAGTAACAGTCGCTGCACTTAACGAAAACGGTGAAGAGTTTGTACTAGATGCAGATGAATTACTGGCTATTTGTATTCAACACGAACTAGATCACCTTCAAGGTAAGCTGTTCATTGATTACTTATCTCCATTAAAGCGCCAACGTATTCGTAAAAAGCTTGAAAAAGAAGCTAAATTTGCAGATTAG
- a CDS encoding LysM peptidoglycan-binding domain-containing protein: MKSPLLAIMLTLSAAFPAIADVLKIKKDAPKQYVVKKGDTLWDISGIYLDEPWLWPELWQMNPQIDNPHLIYPGDALALIYDADGNPRLVINKGYRKLSPQGRITPKGRNAITTLPLEMIKPYISYEQAMNSDDIKGKPYILGANENTKTQTLGHILYVKGDLQVHKAYAIYHKGDPYTDLTGEVLATRASYVGIARAFRAGDEHNGVPSSLRVESVKREIQQGDFLMPAMEGQMLPAYFNIHRPSEPVTGNIIASPRQVREFSTMDVVVLNLGSEQNIEAGHVLDLERQSPTVIDGPRGPRYPEDSSKYEKLLSDVSQLFGDESDEESTTWTMPKEKVGELIVFKVYDKISYALITKNQHPIRIGDIAVIH; this comes from the coding sequence ATGAAATCTCCATTACTTGCAATCATGCTTACGTTAAGTGCTGCGTTCCCCGCAATTGCTGACGTGCTTAAAATAAAAAAAGATGCACCAAAACAGTATGTTGTAAAAAAAGGCGATACACTTTGGGATATTTCTGGCATCTATTTAGATGAGCCTTGGCTATGGCCTGAACTTTGGCAAATGAATCCACAAATTGACAACCCGCACCTAATTTACCCCGGTGATGCATTAGCGCTGATATACGATGCAGATGGAAACCCACGTTTAGTGATTAATAAAGGATATAGAAAGCTATCTCCTCAGGGTCGTATTACACCAAAAGGGCGTAATGCTATTACTACTTTGCCGCTTGAAATGATCAAACCGTATATCAGTTACGAGCAAGCAATGAATAGTGACGATATTAAAGGCAAACCTTATATTTTAGGTGCTAACGAAAATACTAAAACACAAACGTTAGGCCATATTTTATATGTTAAAGGCGACTTACAAGTACATAAGGCATATGCCATTTACCATAAAGGTGATCCTTACACTGATTTAACCGGTGAAGTGTTAGCAACGCGTGCATCTTACGTGGGTATCGCACGTGCGTTTAGAGCGGGTGATGAACACAATGGTGTGCCTTCGTCATTACGTGTTGAGTCTGTTAAACGAGAAATTCAGCAAGGCGATTTTTTAATGCCGGCAATGGAAGGTCAAATGCTTCCTGCGTACTTTAATATTCACCGTCCTTCTGAGCCCGTAACAGGGAATATTATTGCTTCCCCACGACAAGTTAGAGAATTCAGCACAATGGATGTTGTAGTGCTAAACTTAGGCAGTGAACAAAACATAGAAGCGGGTCATGTATTAGATCTAGAACGTCAATCACCAACGGTTATTGATGGTCCTCGTGGCCCTCGTTACCCAGAAGATTCTAGTAAATACGAGAAGCTTTTATCTGATGTGAGCCAATTATTTGGTGATGAGTCTGACGAAGAGAGCACAACGTGGACTATGCCTAAAGAAAAAGTTGGCGAGCTAATTGTCTTTAAAGTGTATGACAAAATAAGTTATGCATTAATAACTAAAAACCAGCACCCAATTCGCATTGGAGATATTGCAGTTATTCATTAA
- the dprA gene encoding DNA-processing protein DprA translates to MDQSSGKLAHWLAFYMCKGLGIKTLLALSTNYSLGSLFDLPHDKLLQLGLTANQASNLLNTNWQQVSHYEQLIAQQGITVVCIFDALYPEDLRQIASAPLLLFCRGDVSLLSTPQIAIVGSRNATPTGLEIASEFAYELTLAGITVTSGMARGIDGAAHKGSLAGTGKTIAVLGTGVDIYYPKRHKLLTDQVLESGLLVSEFLPGAAAHAHNFPRRNRIISGLSLGVLIVEAEIKSGSLITVRYALEQNKEVFAVPGSIKNPLAQASHFLIKQGAKLVENVADILDEVSFTYDNNVCNKEQPIQANSQCEVLNSIGFEVTSVDDIVRRAQWPIDKVLARLLDLELDDQIERVLDGYIKLSAGR, encoded by the coding sequence ATGGATCAGTCATCTGGCAAGCTAGCCCACTGGCTTGCCTTTTATATGTGTAAAGGGTTGGGTATCAAAACCCTTTTAGCACTATCTACAAATTATTCCCTTGGGTCGTTATTCGACTTACCTCATGACAAGCTTTTACAGCTTGGATTAACCGCTAATCAGGCGAGTAATTTACTCAATACCAATTGGCAACAAGTCAGTCATTATGAGCAATTAATTGCGCAGCAGGGCATTACCGTTGTCTGTATTTTTGATGCGCTTTATCCAGAAGATCTCCGACAGATTGCCAGTGCACCTTTATTACTATTTTGTAGGGGAGATGTCTCGTTATTATCTACTCCACAAATTGCAATTGTAGGGAGTCGTAATGCCACACCTACTGGGCTTGAAATAGCATCAGAATTTGCATACGAGTTAACTTTAGCGGGTATTACAGTTACCTCAGGTATGGCACGGGGAATAGATGGAGCAGCACATAAGGGCTCTCTTGCTGGTACGGGTAAAACCATAGCGGTGCTTGGTACTGGGGTTGATATTTACTATCCTAAACGCCATAAACTATTAACAGACCAAGTTTTAGAAAGCGGCCTGTTGGTGAGTGAGTTTTTACCAGGGGCAGCTGCTCATGCGCATAACTTTCCGCGCCGAAATCGTATTATTTCTGGGTTATCGTTGGGAGTGCTTATTGTTGAGGCTGAAATTAAAAGCGGTTCGTTAATTACAGTACGTTATGCGCTTGAACAAAATAAAGAAGTATTTGCAGTACCGGGTTCTATTAAAAACCCGTTAGCGCAGGCAAGTCACTTTTTAATAAAGCAAGGTGCTAAGCTGGTAGAAAACGTGGCTGACATTCTTGATGAGGTGAGTTTTACTTACGACAATAATGTATGTAACAAAGAGCAGCCTATTCAGGCAAATTCTCAATGCGAGGTTTTAAATAGTATTGGCTTTGAAGTAACCAGCGTAGACGACATTGTACGTCGTGCGCAGTGGCCAATAGACAAAGTGCTCGCTAGGTTGCTCGATTTAGAATTAGACGATCAGATTGAGCGAGTGTTAGATGGTTATATTAAGTTGAGCGCAGGAAGGTAA
- a CDS encoding DUF494 family protein produces MFDILLYLFENYIHSEADIFAEQNELTDELLRAGFNKPEIFKALDWLEQLADLQHSDESPYLITNPKDAVRIFTDSECQRLSAECRGFLMFIEQIGVINNVTREMVMDCLASLDKPTISLEDLKWIVLMILFNVPGSEEAYEQMEDLIFDEPSELLH; encoded by the coding sequence ATGTTTGATATTCTTTTATATCTTTTTGAAAATTACATTCATAGCGAAGCGGATATATTTGCAGAGCAAAATGAATTAACCGATGAGCTACTGCGCGCGGGCTTTAATAAGCCTGAGATATTTAAAGCTCTCGATTGGTTAGAGCAACTCGCCGATTTACAACACAGTGACGAGTCTCCTTATCTTATTACTAACCCTAAAGATGCTGTGCGTATATTTACCGATAGTGAATGCCAAAGGCTCAGTGCTGAGTGTCGTGGCTTTTTAATGTTTATTGAGCAAATAGGCGTAATTAACAATGTAACTCGTGAGATGGTAATGGACTGTTTAGCCTCACTAGATAAACCAACCATAAGCCTAGAAGATTTAAAATGGATTGTACTTATGATTTTGTTTAATGTTCCTGGCTCTGAAGAGGCATATGAGCAAATGGAAGATTTGATTTTTGATGAACCCAGCGAACTTCTTCATTAG